Proteins found in one Triticum aestivum cultivar Chinese Spring chromosome 4D, IWGSC CS RefSeq v2.1, whole genome shotgun sequence genomic segment:
- the LOC123097400 gene encoding polypyrimidine tract-binding protein homolog 1 isoform X2, with amino-acid sequence MSSSGGGGAGQQFRYTQTPSKVLHLRNLPWECTEEELVELCKPFGRIVNTKSGVGANRNQAFVEFTDVNQAISMVSYFASSSEPAQIRGKTVYIQYSNRQEIINNKSPGETAGNVLLVTIEGVQASDVTIDVIHLVFSAFGFVHKIATFEKAAGFQALIQYTDAPTASAAREALDGRSIPRYLLPDHVVSCHLRISFSAHKDLNIKFQSHRSRDYTNPYLPVNSSAIDSTLQPAVGADGRRVEAEGNVLLASIENMQYAVSVDVLHTVFSAFGTVQKIAIFEKNGGTQALIQYPDASTATIAKEALEGHCIYDGGYCS; translated from the exons ATGTCGTCGTCCGGCGGGGGTGGGGCTGGGCAGCAGTTCCGGTACACGCAGACGCCGTCGAAGGTGCTGCACCTGCGGAACCTGCCCTGGGAGTGCACGGAGGAGGAGCTCGTTGAGCTCTGCAAGCCCTTCGGCCGCATCGTCAACACCAAATCCGGCGTCGGCGCCAACCGCAACCAGGCCTTCGTCGAGTTT ACCGATGTTAATCAAGCCATTTCAATGGTTTCTTATTTTGCATCATCTTCAGAACCAGCACAAATTCGAGGCAAAACTGTTTACATTCAGTATTCAAATAGACAAGAAATAATTAACAATAAGAGCCCTGGTGAGACTGCTGGAAATGTCTTGCTTGTTACCATAGAGGGTGTTCAAGCTAGTGACGTCACCATCGATGTAATCCATTTG GTTTTCTCTGCTTTTGGATTTGTTCACAAAATAGCCACTTTTGAGAAGGCTGCAGGTTTTCAG GCACTGATCCAGTATACTGATGCACCCACTGCATCAGCAGCAAGAGAAGCCTTAGATGGAAGAAGCATCCCAAG ATACTTGCTTCCGGATCATGTAGTATCCTGCCACTTGCGGATTTCTTTCTCTGCGCATAAGGATTTGAACATCAAGTTCCAATCACACCGCAGCAG GGATTACACTAACCCTTACCTTCCAGTCAACTCCTCTGCTATAGATAGTACATTGCAG CCTGCTGTTGGTGCTGATGGAAGGAGGGTGGAGGCTGAGGGTAATGTTCTTCTTGCATCAATTGAGAATATGCAGTATGCTGTATCAGTGGATGTTCTCCATACT GTGTTCTCTGCATTCGGTACAGTCCAGAAAATTGCTATTTTTGAGAAGAATGGTGGAACACAAGCTCTAATTCAGTACCCTG
- the LOC123097400 gene encoding polypyrimidine tract-binding protein homolog 1 isoform X3: MSSSGGGGAGQQFRYTQTPSKVLHLRNLPWECTEEELVELCKPFGRIVNTKSGVGANRNQAFVEFTDVNQAISMVSYFASSSEPAQIRGKTVYIQYSNRQEIINNKSPGETAGNVLLVTIEGVQASDVTIDVIHLVFSAFGFVHKIATFEKAAGFQALIQYTDAPTASAAREALDGRSIPRYLLPDHVVSCHLRISFSAHKDLNIKFQSHRSRDYTNPYLPVNSSAIDSTLQPAVGADGRRVEAEGNVLLASIENMQYAVSVDVLHTVFSAFGTVQKIAIFEKNGGTQALIQYPDFHQPILTASAGYLVT, translated from the exons ATGTCGTCGTCCGGCGGGGGTGGGGCTGGGCAGCAGTTCCGGTACACGCAGACGCCGTCGAAGGTGCTGCACCTGCGGAACCTGCCCTGGGAGTGCACGGAGGAGGAGCTCGTTGAGCTCTGCAAGCCCTTCGGCCGCATCGTCAACACCAAATCCGGCGTCGGCGCCAACCGCAACCAGGCCTTCGTCGAGTTT ACCGATGTTAATCAAGCCATTTCAATGGTTTCTTATTTTGCATCATCTTCAGAACCAGCACAAATTCGAGGCAAAACTGTTTACATTCAGTATTCAAATAGACAAGAAATAATTAACAATAAGAGCCCTGGTGAGACTGCTGGAAATGTCTTGCTTGTTACCATAGAGGGTGTTCAAGCTAGTGACGTCACCATCGATGTAATCCATTTG GTTTTCTCTGCTTTTGGATTTGTTCACAAAATAGCCACTTTTGAGAAGGCTGCAGGTTTTCAG GCACTGATCCAGTATACTGATGCACCCACTGCATCAGCAGCAAGAGAAGCCTTAGATGGAAGAAGCATCCCAAG ATACTTGCTTCCGGATCATGTAGTATCCTGCCACTTGCGGATTTCTTTCTCTGCGCATAAGGATTTGAACATCAAGTTCCAATCACACCGCAGCAG GGATTACACTAACCCTTACCTTCCAGTCAACTCCTCTGCTATAGATAGTACATTGCAG CCTGCTGTTGGTGCTGATGGAAGGAGGGTGGAGGCTGAGGGTAATGTTCTTCTTGCATCAATTGAGAATATGCAGTATGCTGTATCAGTGGATGTTCTCCATACT GTGTTCTCTGCATTCGGTACAGTCCAGAAAATTGCTATTTTTGAGAAGAATGGTGGAACACAAGCTCTAATTCAGTACCCTG